GTGAAGTTATTGGCACTTTATCAATGAAGTACGCCAGTGTAAGCGGTGGTTACACCGGAATGATAGTGATGTGGTTAATGATTGCCACTTCCTATATCTTTTTAGCCATAGCCGTTAAGAAAGTGGCATTAGGTGTAGCATATGCACTGTGGGAAGGTATTGGAATTGTCATTATTACGACATTTAGCGTTCTGTGGTTTGGTGAATCACTGTCACCATTAAAGTTAGGTGGTCTAGCGATGTTAATTGCAGGGATCACACTTATCAAATCGGGTACTAAAAAATCGGCTGTTGCGAAGAAAACAACAGATTCGGTAAAAAGTATCGCGGGTAAAGCCAAGTATGTTGCGAGTGCTGTAAAAGGAGCAAATAAGTCAATTCCTGCCAATATCAAGGAGGCTTAATTATGTTAGCTCAATTTGAATGGTGGCATGGTGCATTTTTAATATTGGCTGTAGTACTTGAAATCGTTGCAAATATATTTTTAAAAATGTCTAA
This genomic stretch from Proteus vulgaris harbors:
- the mdtJ gene encoding multidrug efflux system protein MdtJ gives rise to the protein MIYWIFLALAIVCEVIGTLSMKYASVSGGYTGMIVMWLMIATSYIFLAIAVKKVALGVAYALWEGIGIVIITTFSVLWFGESLSPLKLGGLAMLIAGITLIKSGTKKSAVAKKTTDSVKSIAGKAKYVASAVKGANKSIPANIKEA